A stretch of DNA from Erwinia aphidicola:
AAGGTTCGCTGATACGGCGAATGAAAAATTTCTTTTACATTCACTCAACTTCACCGACGGCTTTATTAAAATGTAGGGGGTGACTATTTCGGGTAATACTCTCTTTCAGGGTACGGCTAATCGGGTCTGTCTTTTATTTATATAAACAACGGGTTAGTTAAAACTCACACCACCTTCTTTGCGCATCCCCGCTGGCGTCATCGCAAAACAGTTTTTTTGTTTCATAATCACACCAACTGAAACTTTCACTATGAAAGCATCGAAACGCATGTTTTAAAATCAGCAAATAACAAAAATTTGACACACCTCTAACATCGGCAAGGGAAAGGCGGGAAAGTGAGATCTGGCGCAGAGATTGAGGAACGAGCAGAAATAAAGGAAAAGTATCAGAACGCTGCTTTTGTCAGCAAACGCACTCAGGTTGTCGATTGGTACTTTGACATTTCGCAGGCACGCCGTTAACATGCGCCCCGTTCACACGATTCCTCTGTAGTTCAGTCGGTAGAACGGCGGACTGTTAATCCGTATGTCACTGGTTCGAGTCCAGTCAGAGGAGCCAAATTCTTGTTTTCATGCCGCTTTGCGAATCCTTATGTGATTCCGATTCAATGAGTTAGCGTGAAAAGTCTTCCCGATGCATTTTCAGTTTTCCCTCCGCATCGGGAGAATTTGGTGGTCAGATTTGGGGTCAAGTTGGTTCGATGACGGAGTGACCCCCAAATGTCTCTTAACGACTCAAAAATCCGCAACTTAAAATCATCCGCTAAACCCTTCAAAGTTTCCGATTCTCATGGTCTATATCTGCTTGTTAATCCAGGCGGTTCACGTCTCTGGTATCTCAAATACCGCATCAATAGAAAAGAATCCCGCCTCGGCTTAGGTGCTTATCCTGATGTCTCTCTGGCTGATGCTCGTCAACAGCGTGGCGGTATCCGTAAGCTACTGGTGCAGAATATCAATCCAGCACAACAACGCTCCGCTGAAAGAACCACTGCGTTGCCAGAAGAAACCTTCAAGTCTGTTGCACTGAGCTGGCATAAAAGCAACAGAGCATGGTCTGAGAATCATGCCGTCCGTCTGCTCGCCAGCATGAATAACCATATTTTTCCGATCATTGGGCATCTACCTATCTCTGAACTAAAACCACGTCATTTTATCGACCTGCTGAAAGGGATTGAGAAAAAGGGCCTACTGGAAGTGGCGGCACGTTCCCGGCAGCATATGTGCAACATCATGCGCCATGCCGTGCATCAGGAGTTGATAGATAACAATCCGGCGGCAAATCTGGACGGTATCATCACCCCTCCCGTTAAACGCCACTACCCTGCCCTTCCACTGGAACGACTATCGGAGCTGTTGGCTCGCATAGAGGACTATCAGCAAGGACGAGAACTAACCCGCCTGGCAGTATCACTCACCCTGCACCTGTTCATACGTTCCAGCGAACTGCGTTTCGCCCGTTGGTCTGAGATCGATTTCAGGAACAGAATCTGGACCATTCCTGCCACTCGCGAGGCAATCCCCGGTGTCCGCTATTCCGGGCGTGGAGCGAAAATGCGCACACCGCATATCGTTCCTCTCTCCAGCCAGTCCATCACTATTCTGAAACAAATACGGGAAATATCCGGGCATCAGGAGCTGGTATTTCCGGGTGATCATAATCCGTATAAACCGATGTGCGAAAACACGGTCAACAAGGCACTGCGGCTGATGGGTTATGACACGAAAGATGAAATCTGCGGCCACGGATTCCGGGCAATGGCCTGTAGTGCCCTGATGGAGTCTGGCCTATGGGCACAGGATGCGGTTGAACGGCAGATGAGTCACCAGGAGCGTAACAGCGTTCGAGCGGCTTACCTCCATAAAGCAGAATATCTCGAAGCCCGTAAAGCGATGATGCAATGGTGGTCGGATTATCTGGATATGTGCCGGAAAGCGTATGCTCCACCTTATATTTGTGGGAAGGAAATCAGTTGCGCAATGGGATAACCCCTCTGACAAAATAAACCACAGAAATAGCCGTATCAGTCTGTACTGGTACGGCATTTTTCTGGCTTCAACTCGGAGAAATTGTTAAGCCGTTTATGAGCATCTTCAACCGAATTGACCTGCGTGAATCGAAAGTGTGAGGTCCGCTTATCATTTAGATCTATCCACGGGCTTTGTTGAATAAATCGAACTTTTTGCCGTAATCAGGATCAGATCACCACATTCTCGATCCTGTAGCGGTATCCCGTGGCAAAACAAACGTTCAAAATCACCAACTGGAACGTCTACAACAAAGCCCTCGTCAATCGGGGCTCACTGACATTCTGGCTTGATGAGTCGGCCATTCAGGCCTGGTATGACGAACCCAAAACCTCTTCACGTGGTCGTCCGCAACATTATTCCGAGCTGGCCATTTCCACCGTTCTGATGCTCAAACGCGTCTTTCGCCTCACGCTGCGCGCTGTGCAGGGATTCATCGATTCCATTTTTATCCTGATGAAGCTCCCGCTCCGTTGCCCGGATTATTCCTGCGTCAGCAGGGGGGCTAAGTCCGTCAGCATCCCTTTCAAAAGCCCCACACGCGGTGAAATTGCCCACCTGGTTATCGACTCCACCGGCTTAAAAGTTTTCGGTGAGGGTGAGTGGAAGGTGAAAAAACACGGTAAGGAAAAGCGCCGTGTCTGGCGGAAGCTGCACCTGGCTGTGGACGCCGGTACGCATGAGGTTATCTGTGCTGACCTGTCCCTGAACAACGTGACTGATGCTGAAGCATTCCCGGGACTTATCCACCAGACACACCGGAAAATCAGGGTCGCTTCAGCCGACGGGGCTTATGACACCAGACGGTGCCACGACGAACTGCGGCGTAAGAAAATCAAAGCACTTATCCCGCCGCGAACCCGGGCGGGTTACTGGCCGGCTGAATATGCCGAAAGAAATCAGGCGGTTGCCCGGCAACGGCTCACGGGAAGCAATGCGTACTGGAAATGGCACACGGCTTACAACCGACGTTCGGTGGCTGAAACTGCAATGTATCGTGTCAAACAGCTGTTTGGTGGGCATCTTACGTTGCGGGATTATGATGCTCAGGTTGGGGAGGCTATGGCCATGATCCGTGCATTAAACAAAATGACGCGTGCAGGCATGCCAGAAAGTGTAAGGATTGCCTGAGAAAGTCAGCGACGAGGGGAGCATTTATCTAAATCCGATTTATTCAACAAAGCCCTGGAGGAACTGTTTAATGCCGGTTTCAGCCTGGGTAAAAAAGGCGAAGGTGCTGACTTTTACCGTATCGCCGACCGTCGCGCAGCCAGAAATACGGCAGCTATTTACGAAAAGGGAATGACGTTACGCGACTTATTTAACACTGACTTTGTGAAATCCCTCAGTGAAGATGTGCCTGCTTTTTATGGCGAGCTTGAGGAAATAGCTTTAGTGAATTCCATTAATGCGCGTAACGGATTTTCCTTAAAGACCATTTTTGATGAAGGCGGATGCTGCTACATCATCGGCTCGATGCGTAACCAGAAAATCATATCGGCTCAGCGAATGATTTTAACTCGCCTGATACAGGTAGCTGAAACGCGTGATCGAATAAAAGGCAAACCTCGTCCGGTCGCTATTTTCCTTGATGAACTCAAGTATCACCTATCACGCCCTGCGCTTGAGGGACTTGGCGCAGCGCGGGATAAAGGTGTGCATATCATCATGGCCCACCAGTCGGTAAAAGATTTATATGACTGCCCGGCAGATCTGGAGGGTGATGCCGTTGCAGGTTCGGTGATTGAGAACTGCAAGTTTATGCTGGTTTATCGCCTTCGCGATCCGGACACTGCCGACTGGGTGGCAAGGATGACCGGCTCTATTCTGGTTGACGATGAAATGAGGAAAGTGAAAACAGATATATCCCTGACGGAGAAGATGGAAACGGACAGGATGATCCGCCAGGCGGAACGCTATTATATAGACAGCAATATGCTGCTCAATTTGCCGAAATTTGTCGGTTTTGTTTTTACCCAGAATGATCTGGCGAAGGCAACCAAACTTTTCCACATTCCAGCGAAAAAACAATATATCGACCTGCTCTCATTTGAGCATAAAAAACCTCCGCATACCGAAAAAGAAAATCCGATTCGCAAACCCTCCATTAACCTGTGAGGCTATCAATGCTTATTCATAACGTTGCTAAAAGAAATGAAGCCGCAAAACGGAGAATGCGGACATTGCTGTATTTTCTCAAGGAGGAAACGTTCTCTGATTTCCAGACCTTAAAAAGAGTTGTCGGCTATAAAGGGAAACATAACCATGCGATGTATAAACTGCTCAATAAAGTGGCTGCGATGGGCTTCCTGATTAAACATGAATACCCAGTATTGACCGGGAGAAAATCATTGTGGGGGATCACCATGCAGGGACTGGCAATGGTGGTTAGCGCTAATGACAAGGTTTTCCCTGCCTATTTTGAGCCGGGCAAACTCAAAAACTCGACGCTGGAACATCGACTGTTAAACCAGTGGGTAAGGATCGCCCTTGAGGAAAAAGGTGGCACAGGCTGGCTGAACGGCGACCGGGGAGAGTTTATGTCGCGATACCCGGGCGTCCGGCACAGACCGGACGGCATTATTACCTTAAGCAGCGGTGCCATCGTTGCAGTGGAAACAGAGCGGTCGATGAAAACCCGCGTCCGTTACATCAGCATCATTAACAGTCATCTGGCAGCCAGCGACGCCGGACGCTGGCACTATGCCATGTATGTGATGCCGGATGATAAAACTAAGGAGTCGCTGGTCAGGCTGTTTGGCAGCATCAGAACGGTGATTAGAAACGGTGTTCCCGTTCCGTTTGATGCGAAGCACCGCGAGATGTTTCTGTTCCGCACAATTGATGAACTGGAAGGGAGTATCAGTTATAAGCAGGAAGCTCTTTCTTCATCAGCTCATGGAGATGACGGGAGGGAATATCATGCATGACGTTCTGAGCCATGGCGACTGCTTTGACGTTCTGCGCAGTATGCCGGACAACTCTGTGGACAGCATTGTGACCGACCCGCCATATGGTATTAAATTCATGGGGAAGACATGGGACTACGATGTCCCTTCACCGGCCATCTGGTAAGAATGTCTGCGCGTACTCAAACCCGGTGGTCATCTGCTGTCCTTCGCGGGATCCCGCACTCAACACCGTATGGCAGCGCGTATTGAGGATGCGGCATTTGGAAATGGCGGAATGCTGGGCTGGATATACGGTTCGGGTTTTCCTAAATCTCACCACGCGTTAAAGCCCGCACTGGAGCCGATTACCCTTGCCCGTAAGCTATTCAGGAGGTCTATAGAATCGAATCTGTGCGCGCATGGCACCGGCGCTCTGAACATTAGCGAATGCAGGATCCCGCTGGCAGAGGGGGAATCCCCCTATAATTATCCAAATGGACCGGGAGGTTCCGAACCTAACCACATGTGGCGAGGCAGAAATAATGGTGATGGGAGTGTCGCCAGGCAAGGAAACCCCGATGGCCGATGGCCTGCCAATCTTATCCATGATGGCAGCGGTGAAATACTTGCTATGTTCCGGGATACCCCTCAACAGTTAAAAATTAGTAGCGCAAGTAGGTTCTTTTATTGTGCGAAAGCCAGCAGAAAGGACCGTGGTGAGGGTAATAATCATCCATGTGTAAAGCCCACCGAACTGATGCGTTACCTTTGCCGCCTAGTTACGCCCCCGAGAGGCACTGTACTTGATCCCTTCATGGGCAGCGGAAGCACCGGCAAAGCCGCTGCGATGGAAGGTTTCTGTTTTCATCGGTATTGAGCGCGAAGCGGATTATGTGGAAATCGCTTGAGGCGTATTGCGGCAGCACGTAGCACCATGGCTCGTTCTGGCGATGCAGAAAGGCACGTTGATAACTGAAATTAGTCTGAATGCCCATAAAAGGGTGTTAGTTCAGATTTGAGCTAACATTTTTATGGCTCAGGTCCATAATC
This window harbors:
- the mobC gene encoding MobC family replication-relaxation protein: MLIHNVAKRNEAAKRRMRTLLYFLKEETFSDFQTLKRVVGYKGKHNHAMYKLLNKVAAMGFLIKHEYPVLTGRKSLWGITMQGLAMVVSANDKVFPAYFEPGKLKNSTLEHRLLNQWVRIALEEKGGTGWLNGDRGEFMSRYPGVRHRPDGIITLSSGAIVAVETERSMKTRVRYISIINSHLAASDAGRWHYAMYVMPDDKTKESLVRLFGSIRTVIRNGVPVPFDAKHREMFLFRTIDELEGSISYKQEALSSSAHGDDGREYHA
- a CDS encoding tyrosine-type recombinase/integrase, whose product is MSLNDSKIRNLKSSAKPFKVSDSHGLYLLVNPGGSRLWYLKYRINRKESRLGLGAYPDVSLADARQQRGGIRKLLVQNINPAQQRSAERTTALPEETFKSVALSWHKSNRAWSENHAVRLLASMNNHIFPIIGHLPISELKPRHFIDLLKGIEKKGLLEVAARSRQHMCNIMRHAVHQELIDNNPAANLDGIITPPVKRHYPALPLERLSELLARIEDYQQGRELTRLAVSLTLHLFIRSSELRFARWSEIDFRNRIWTIPATREAIPGVRYSGRGAKMRTPHIVPLSSQSITILKQIREISGHQELVFPGDHNPYKPMCENTVNKALRLMGYDTKDEICGHGFRAMACSALMESGLWAQDAVERQMSHQERNSVRAAYLHKAEYLEARKAMMQWWSDYLDMCRKAYAPPYICGKEISCAMG
- a CDS encoding IS5 family transposase; translated protein: MAKQTFKITNWNVYNKALVNRGSLTFWLDESAIQAWYDEPKTSSRGRPQHYSELAISTVLMLKRVFRLTLRAVQGFIDSIFILMKLPLRCPDYSCVSRGAKSVSIPFKSPTRGEIAHLVIDSTGLKVFGEGEWKVKKHGKEKRRVWRKLHLAVDAGTHEVICADLSLNNVTDAEAFPGLIHQTHRKIRVASADGAYDTRRCHDELRRKKIKALIPPRTRAGYWPAEYAERNQAVARQRLTGSNAYWKWHTAYNRRSVAETAMYRVKQLFGGHLTLRDYDAQVGEAMAMIRALNKMTRAGMPESVRIA
- a CDS encoding DNA methyltransferase — translated: MSFAGSRTQHRMAARIEDAAFGNGGMLGWIYGSGFPKSHHALKPALEPITLARKLFRRSIESNLCAHGTGALNISECRIPLAEGESPYNYPNGPGGSEPNHMWRGRNNGDGSVARQGNPDGRWPANLIHDGSGEILAMFRDTPQQLKISSASRFFYCAKASRKDRGEGNNHPCVKPTELMRYLCRLVTPPRGTVLDPFMGSGSTGKAAAMEGFCFHRY